The following are encoded together in the Janthinobacterium sp. Marseille genome:
- a CDS encoding alpha/beta hydrolase has translation MTLETVEIETAPNPTVSIIWMHGLGADGNDFVPIVRELDLSGCPGIRFVFPHAPEIPVTVNGFREMPAWYDVVVTEFGREEDEAGLRASQVSINELIEREKARGIAANKILIAGFSQGCAMTFQVGLRYPERLGGLLCLSGYVPIDSTLEAEASAANKDIPIYYGHGRGDQVIPITRAQRSLSLLQALGYQVEWHEYNMPHSVCGPQLDDISNFLKRVLN, from the coding sequence ATGACCTTAGAAACAGTCGAAATTGAAACCGCACCCAACCCAACCGTTTCCATCATCTGGATGCATGGCCTAGGCGCCGACGGCAATGATTTTGTTCCTATCGTCAGAGAACTGGATTTGAGCGGCTGCCCCGGCATCCGTTTCGTCTTCCCGCACGCTCCTGAAATTCCTGTCACCGTCAACGGCTTCCGCGAAATGCCGGCCTGGTATGACGTCGTCGTCACCGAATTCGGCCGCGAAGAAGACGAAGCCGGTTTGCGCGCATCACAAGTTTCGATCAATGAATTGATAGAACGCGAAAAAGCACGCGGCATCGCCGCCAACAAGATCCTCATCGCCGGCTTCTCACAAGGTTGCGCCATGACCTTCCAGGTCGGCCTGCGCTACCCGGAACGCCTCGGTGGCCTGCTCTGTCTGTCCGGCTATGTACCAATCGACTCGACGCTGGAAGCCGAAGCCAGCGCAGCCAATAAAGACATCCCTATCTATTACGGCCACGGACGCGGCGACCAGGTCATCCCTATCACCCGTGCGCAACGTTCGCTGAGCCTGTTGCAGGCACTGGGCTATCAGGTTGAATGGCATGAATACAATATGCCGCACTCGGTATGTGGTCCGCAGCTGGATGATATTTCGAACTTCCTTAAACGCGTTCTGAATTAA